The genome window GTGGCTTATCAAGTAAACGGTGAATTAAGCAAAGCTGAGCAGCATTATGAGTCAGTCCTAGAGATAAATGAAGCATGCGAGGAAGCTTGGTCAAATATGGGAGTGGTGCATTTTTATAGAGATGAGATTGATGAGTCTGAGAAAGCTACTCGTAAGGCTCTTAAGATAAATTCGAAATCCATATTTGCTATGGACAATCTAGCTAGCCTGCTTGCTATCAAAGGGTTATTTTTAGATGCTTTAGATGTTTGCTTTGATGTCATTGATATAGATGACCAATTCAAACAGGCGTGGCTTAAAGTAGGTTTAATCTATTTTGAGCAAAGAAGTTACGATTTATCTGAGAATGCTTTAAATAAAGCTAGGGGACTTCAAATACTTGATGGCATGATTGCTTACCATTTGGGACTGATTTCAGTTGCAAAGGGCAATCTAATAAGTGCTTACACTAGATTAGAGGAAGCCATGAACATTGATCCTAAGTCTGAAATAGGGATAACAGCATGGGAGAAGTTAAAAGAGCAAGCAGCGCTTCAAAACAATATGGTGATGGTTTCTCAGGCAGAGAAGAAGATCGAAAAAATTAAGGAAGCTTTTGAGCAGCAAAAGGATGCCACTCCAAGTACTGCACTAGCTATAGCTAGCTAGATCTTAACGACCTTTACCAGGGGTACGGGTCAGATCTACCAAGCCGACCATAGAATCTTCCATTATCCTCTGAGGTGATGGACAAGATGCTTTTGGCTAGGGTTCTAGAACATTCCTCGACACTTATTTCAGCATCATCGCCGCCCATCTCTGTTTGCACCCAGCCTGGGCTAAAAGCAACTGTGGTAATATTCATTTTAATCAGTTCTGATGAAAGGGCGCGAGTAAGCATATTGAGTCCCGCTTTGGAAACCGAATAACAGTAATAAAAATTATTATCTTTGACACTGATAGAGCCAGCTCCGGATGAGATATTAATAATAACGGGTCTGTGGCTAAGCCTTAAGTTGGGAAGTAACGCTTGAGTTACTCTAGCAGTGCCTTCTAGATTTGTCTTAAAGACATCAGAAAAAGTATCGATAGACAATTTTTGGAACGGCGTATTGGCTCGATCTGACCTAGAAAAAATGGCAGCGTTGTTAATGAGAATATCTACCGAACGAATGTTCGGTAAGACGTTTTCTATTGATTCTTGGTTGGTAATATCAAGCAGCACTGTCTTCAGGGTATGGTATTTTTTAGCCAGATTGAAGAGTTCAGTTGTATCTGATTTTGCTCTATAAGTGCTAATAACATGGTGACCTTCTTCTAAGAACCTTTGGGAAAGACCAAGCCCTATACCCCTATTTGCTCCTGTAATAAAAATGGTAAGTGGTGTCATACTCCATTGAGCTCAAGCTGAATGATCAATGTAGGTAGTTTTGAGTTAGCTTCTTTGGCATATTTTGACTGGGGAAATTTATTGATAAGGTTTTCTAAAATTAAAATGGCTGTTTCGAGATTATTGGATTGAATATACTGTTGGGATAATTCCCAAAGCTCTTTATCATCCATCTGAGCTGTTTTTTTAAGTAAACTTTCAGGTAGTTTTGGGCTCCCCAAACTAGTTAGTATCCGGCTTAGCTTCAGTTTTAATTCTTCAATTTCATGGCGTCTAGCTGTATTGGGATAGCGAGTAATAAATTCTTTGATTTGCTTGAGAGCCATTTGGTGACGTTGTTTGATAATAGAAATTTTGATGAGTTCAAATAACTCTTCCTCAGTTAAATTTGTTTGCTTTAGTGCTTGTTGTTCTTTCTCATAGGCTTGTTTGATTTCGGATTCAAATGCAGGTAATGCAAAGCTTTTGTCGAGATTATCACTTACGTGAGCAAGTAGCTTTTTAGCTTCCTCTATTTCATTCGCATGATAGTTGTTCTTGATAAATTCTTGAAGTTCTTGTTGCGCTAAAAAGTAGTAGCCTTCCTTTATTTGTCTCCTAATTTCAGCAATCTCGATACTTCTCTTAGGATTATAACTTTTTGGGTTTTGTTCTAGGGATGAACTTTTCATAACCTTCGCTTCATTGAGATGAGGTTTTGTGACTTGGGTTTTGTCTATATTTTCTAATTTAGAGCAACCGGTCAAACTAACAAATAAGCTTGTTATGATAACTAGTAGCGGTCGTGGATGTAAACATCCTCCTGAGTAGGTCTTTGAATACGAAGATGGCAAAATTTTTTTTCAAATTAATTGGAAGAAAATCAAGGTCATTATAATTTACCTGTCCTGACTAATTCAATGTCGGCCTCAACCATTAGTTCAGCAAGGCGTTTCATGTCAGTTTTAGGTTCCCAACCTAGCTTCTCTTTAGCCTTAGAAGGGTCGCCAATTAGCAAATCAACTTCAGTTGGGCGAAGGAAACGTTCGTCAAATTCGACATAATCTTTCCAGTCTAGATCAAGCGTGCTGAAAGCTGCACCTAGAAAGTCCCGAATAGTGTGTGTCTTATTTGTAGCTATGACATAATCTTGAGGTTTGTCTTGCTGAAGCATAAGCCACATGGCTTCAACGTATTCCTTGGCATACCCCCAATCACGTTTGGCATCTAGATTACCTAGATAAAGTTTGTTTTGTTTGCCTTCCTTAATGCGGGCTGCTGCGATAGAGATCTTACGAGTCACGAAGCTTTCACCTCTTCTGGGAGACTCATGATTGAAAAGTATTCCAGAACAGGCATACATATTATATGCTTCCCGGTAATTAACGGTGAGCCAGTGAGCAAAGACTTTCGCACAGGCATAAGGTGAACGCGGATAAAAAGGTGTTGTTTCAGTTTGGGGAACAGCTTGCACT of Verrucomicrobiota bacterium contains these proteins:
- the gmd gene encoding GDP-mannose 4,6-dehydratase — protein: MKKALITGITGQDGSYLAELLLEKDYEVHGIVRRSSSINRSRIDHLKGYEHKENQRLFLHYGDLADSVALVKLLYKLQPDEIYNLAAQSHVRVSFDVPEYTCDITGVGAARILEAIIESGIGKKVHYYQASSSEMFGKVQAVPQTETTPFYPRSPYACAKVFAHWLTVNYREAYNMYACSGILFNHESPRRGESFVTRKISIAAARIKEGKQNKLYLGNLDAKRDWGYAKEYVEAMWLMLQQDKPQDYVIATNKTHTIRDFLGAAFSTLDLDWKDYVEFDERFLRPTEVDLLIGDPSKAKEKLGWEPKTDMKRLAELMVEADIELVRTGKL
- a CDS encoding SDR family oxidoreductase, whose product is MTPLTIFITGANRGIGLGLSQRFLEEGHHVISTYRAKSDTTELFNLAKKYHTLKTVLLDITNQESIENVLPNIRSVDILINNAAIFSRSDRANTPFQKLSIDTFSDVFKTNLEGTARVTQALLPNLRLSHRPVIINISSGAGSISVKDNNFYYCYSVSKAGLNMLTRALSSELIKMNITTVAFSPGWVQTEMGGDDAEISVEECSRTLAKSILSITSEDNGRFYGRLGRSDPYPW